From Chryseobacterium camelliae:
AAACTAAATTCAGTCAATCCGAGGAATATAACCATTAAAAAGCATGGGATCGTGCAGCCAAAAGTATTCGCTCCGGTATTCCCGGGAACCAACTGCGAGTATGATACGCTGAACGCATTTGCAAAAGAAGGGGCGGCCGTAAGCAGCCTGCCTCTGATCAATATCAATCACCAGCTGCTGGAAGAGAGTATTGATGCCTGGGTAGAAGAGATCAGGACATCACAGATTTTAGCATTCTCAGGTGGTTTCTCTGCCGGTGACGAACCGGATGGATCAGCAAAATTCATCGTGAATGTGCTGAAAAACGAAAAAATGAAGAATGCGGTTCACGAACTGTTGGACAGAGACGGGATGATCATCGGAATCTGCAATGGGTTCCAGGCATTGGTGAAATCAGGATTGCTGCCTTACGGAAGGATCAAGGATCTGGATGAAAATTCTCCTACATTAGCGCATAATGCTATCAGAAGGCATATTTCCCAGATGGTCAACGTAAGGGTGGTGAATGATGAATCGCCTTGGCTGAAAGGAATGAAAGACCAGGTGTTCACAATCCCTATTTCCCACGGAGAAGGCCGTTTCATGGCATCGGAATCAGAAATTCAGAAGCTGTACGAAAATGGACAGATTGCTACTCAGTACCTTGATCTTGAAGGGAATATTGCCCACGGAATGCCGTTCAACCCAAATAATTCATTATTCGGAATCGAGGGGATCACGAGCCCGGATGGAAAAATCTTCGGAAGGATGGGACACCCGGAACGTTTCGCAGAAGGACTGATGAAAAATATTCCTACCGCAAACTACCATAACATATTCAGAAATGGAGTGGAATACTTCAAATAAATTTTTATAAATTTGTTAGCATAAGCCAGCCAAAATATGAACGTTTCAGGAATAAAAATTGAAAAAAACTCAAATGGGACATTGAAAACTGTCACTTTTGACTTAGAAAAATATGGCAAAATTTTACAGCCTATTTTAGAAGATCTCGGAGTAGTGGAAGATAGCCGCCTCCAAAAAAAGTTTTATTCTTTAGATGAAGCAAAAGCTGAAACAAAAAGACGTTTAACTGAGCTATGCAGGAAAGACAAGCTGTTGTAATTAGTGAAGATGTTTTAGATTATTTGGCTGAACTTTCATATGTCTTATTTAAGAATGGTTATTTTGACTACTTTGAAAATGCTTTAAATTATGTAGATGATATTTACAACGATATATTTAGATATATTTATATTGCAAAGCGAATTAAAGTACATGCAAAGCACAGGGATTTTGGAGATTTCTATTTTGTAATAAAAACAAATAGGCGTACCGCTTGGCATATCTACTTTATTGAGAAAGACAAGATTTATTATATCACCAAAATCTTAAATAATCATTTGGAAACTGCAAGATTCCTGAATATGTAGATAAAACTGAATCAATGTTATTTTATTAGTTTATTTGAAACTAGCTTATAAATAAATGAATCAAGAAATGAATAAACAAAAAATGACTGTCATCCATGGCAGTCATTTTTCTGATCTGCCGGGATTTTATCGAGAAGCCTCAAAGGTTTTCATGAAGGATACCGGTTGGGAAATGGGTACCCTGGATGGTTTTGACGACATTCTGTACGGAGGTTTTGGTGTTTTTGAGAACGGTGAGCATGTGACTGTTATCTGGAAAGATGCCCGGAAGTCACAATATGATCTGGGTCTGGAAGCCACAAAAGCGTTTTACGAATATAAGGTTCGTCAGGGAAAGCCCTTTAATACACAGCTTATCCAGCAAAAACTGGATGACCTGATGAACGGAAAAGGACAGACCCTGTTTGAAATTCTTGTTGAAATTATAGAATCCCATAAAAATATTACCTTAATTTTAGACTGAAAACAGCAAATATGCTATTTGCTAATGCTGGTGAAATGAGCATCAGAAAGGTACCAAAGTATAAAAAACTTACATTCATGAAGAAAATGAGATATGGACTGTTCTTCGGGGACAGCATTACCTACGGGGAATACGACGGCGTATTCGGAGGTTGGGTAGATATTGTAAAAAGATATGCCTTACAGAAATATAACGAAGGAAGTCATGAACTGATCCTGTTCAATCTGGGAATTGGCGGTGAAACTACCGAAGGCCTCTTAAGAAGGATTTCTCCTGAAATGGAAGCCAGGAATGCTGCAGACGGTAATATTGTTTTTATAGGTTACGGTGCCAATGACCTGGTCATAAAAGATGGCATTCAGCTGGTAGATGCAGAACTATTTGAACAGAATGTAGTATCTGCCGTTCAGCATGCCAGACGTTACACCGAGGATATTTATCTCATAAGCATTCTTCCGATTTCAAAATTTGTGGATGGAGTAGTTGTCGCTTCGGGAAAGCAGCGAACAAATGGTGACGTAATAAGATACAACAGCATCTTAAAAAATATAGCTTGTGAACTCAATCTCAGCTACCTGGATTTCCATTCTGCATTTGAACAGGACAGGGAATTACTGCTTTCCGCAGACGGAGTCCATCCCAATGAAAAGGGGTACGGAATGATGGCGGAAATCGCTATTCCGGTCATTGAACAGTATCTTTGAGGAGGATTCGCTTTACGGTGATTACGTGATTATGATCTGGCTTCGCAGAAATGAATCGTTTAAAGAATTATATGGGCAAAATATATTTTCCATAGACCATAATTCCGACAAGTACGGAAGCTATGGCCATCAGAAGCACGGCGCCTGCCGAGACATCTTTGATAAATCCGATTCTCTTGTCGAATTCAGGATGTACCACGTCACAGATCTTTTCAATTGATGTATTGAACATTTCAGCAGCCAGAACAGCGAAAGATACCAGGAGGATGAGGGCAGTATCGAAGTATGACAGGTGGAAATAAAAAATCAGCACGATATTCAGGACGAAAGCAAAAAGCTCAATCTTGAAATTCCGTTCACTTTTCACCATCAGGAAAATACCCCGGAAAGCATTCAGAAAACTTTTATGAACAGGAGGTTTTCGCATGGTAAAATATTATGCACAAATATAACCAAATCACCAGAAATAATGCTTATATTTATTCACCGGACATTTCAGAGAAGACGATGCGAGTAAATGCAGTGTTTGTGCAGCATTGGGAGAGATCCGGATTCCGGGGGCGAAAACAGCACTGAATTTTCTTTTGATAGTTGTTAATAACTCTCAGGATTATTTTTTTTAATCTGTTTTCTATTTATTATATTTGTAAAAATTTATTTTTAAATCTATGAAATTTATTATTTCAAGTGGTGAACTTCAGAAGGCTTTACAAACTGTAAGTGGCGTAATATCAAGTTCTCAGTCGAGACCGATTTTAGAAAACTATCTTTTTGAATTAGACGGAAACAACGTTACCATTACAGCATCTGATGGCGAAACGACTCTGGTGACTTCCCTTGAGGTAAGGTCTGATGATTCGGGTAAATTTGCCGTTCCGGCCAAAATCTTTCAGGATTTTATCAAGACCTATGGCGAGCAGCCGCTTACGCTGTCTGTGAAAGACAATGCGGAAGGTACCGGGAGCCAGCTTGAAATTTTAGATGAAAAAGACAACTTTGCCGTAGCACTGGACAATGCAGATGATTATCCGGAACTTCCGGAATTCGATGCCTCACAAAGCGTTACCATGTCGGCCGGAGTTTTATCTGAAGCATTAACCAACACACTTTTTGCTACCAGCAACGATTCACTTCGTCCTGTGATGACTGGTGTATTGTTCCAGTTCGGAGAAAACGAGACGAACTTTGTCTCCACAGATTCCCACAGGCTGGTCGTGTACAAAAGAATAGACCTGATGAATGCCGAACCTATGGAATTCATCATGCCGAAAAAACCGCTTAATATCTTCAAAAATATTCTTGCCAGTTCAAATGATGATGTAACCATTGACTTTAATGAGAATATGGCCAGGTTTACTTTCGGAAAACATACCTGGATCTGCAGGCTGATCGACGGAAAATACCCTAACTATACTGCGGTAATTCCAAAAGAAAACCCGAATGTGCTGACAATCAACAGGAACCTTCTGCTGGGAGCTATTAAAAGAGCGTCCATTATGTCTAATAAATCTACCAACCAGGTAAGATTCAAGCTTTCAGGCAACATCCTTCACCTTCATGCGGAAGATACAGAATATGCTAACAAAGCGGATATGCAGATCCCTTGTGATTACAATGGGGAGGATATCAATATCGGATTCAGCTCTAAGTTTTTAACAGAGATGTTAACCATCCTGGGTTCGGATGATATTACGATGAAAATGTCCCAGCCTAACAGACCGGGAATCATTGAACCTCTTGACGGTCTCGAAGAAAACGAAAATATCCTGATGTTATCTATGCCGGTAATCGGATTATAATAATACTCAGTATTACAATATCAGGGGCTTTGATTTCAAGGCCTCTTTTTTTATGTACAAGTGTACGAAAAGATTAATGGATATATGCCTGCAAGGCTATAAAATACTACTGTTTCATTTTGTTTTCCGGCAGGAAAATCTCTACAAAAGCAATATTCATGACCTGAAACACTTGGATAAATTTCGCTGTTTCTCAAAAAAACACGACATTTGTAGGCGGAAAATGCCTGCTGGTATCGGTACAAAATTCAAACAAAAAATTTTCAAAATATAAAAAATGAAAATATCAAATAACTGGCTGAAAGACTTTATCAAAACGGAACTGAAGACGGAGAGAATAGGGGAGTTCCTTACCGATATCGGTCTTGAAGTGGAAGGTATAGACCAATTTGAAAGCGTAAAAGGAAGCCTTGAAGGTATTGTTGTAGGAAAAGTCCTTACATGCGAAAAACATCCGAACGCCGATAAGCTTAAGAAAACAACCGTAGATGTAGGCAACGGAAAAGTGCTGAATATCGTTTGCGGCGCCCCGAACGTGGAAGCTGGGCAGACCGTTCCCGTAGCAGTAGTCGGAACAAAAATCTATGATAAATCAGGAAGCTTCTTTGAGATCAAGGAAGCTAAAATAAGGGGAGAAGTGTCCCAGGGGATGATCTGTGCAGAGGACGAATTAGGGTTAAGCGATGATCATGGTGGCATTATGGTGCTGGATGAAGAAAAATACGAAGTGGGGAAAGACTTTGCCGATTATTTTGAGCTTTCCAATGATGAAGTATTTGAAATCGGTTTAACACCTAACAGGACAGACGCCATGTCACATTATGGAGTTGCCCGTGACCTGCACGCCTACCTTTCCACCAATCAGCAGAAGTCCAAGTTTGAAAAACTGTCTTCTGAAAGCCTTCAGAGCGAAGACTCCCATGATTTTACATTGGAAGTGGAAGACTCAGAACTTTGCCCGAGATACATCGGTGCGGTAATCAGGGATGTTAAAGTAGCCGAGTCTCCGGATTGGCTTAAAAACAGGCTAAAAGCCATTGGCTTGAACCCAATCAACAATATTGTGGATATTACCAACTATATCCTTCACGGATACGGTCAGCCCCTTCATGCATTTGATGCAGACAAAATCGCCGATAAAAAGGTAAAAGTCGGCCTTGTAAAAGAAGGTACTAAATTCACGACGCTGGATGGGGTGGAAAGAACATTGAACGGTTCTGAGATCATCATCAAGGATGGGAAAGACCAGCCGATGTGCATTGCCGGTGTTTTCGGTGGTGCTCATTCAGGTGTTTCCTCAGAAACAAGTACTATTTTCCTTGAAAGCGCTTATTTCAATCCGGTAGCGGTAAGAAAGGCGGCAAAATCTCACGGCCTCAATACGGATGCCTCGTTCAGGTTTGAAAGAGGAGTGGACCCGAATATCACCAGGACTGCCATTACCCATGCCATTAAGTTGATTCAGGAATTGGCAGAAGGGAAATTAACCGGTGAATTGCTGGAACAGTACCCTAAAAAGATTGAGGACAGCTACGTGATCTTACGTTTTTCTAAAATCGAACAGATTTTAGGGACCAAAATTCACCGTGAAAAAGTAAAAGAAATATTGAAAGCCCTGGATATTCAGGTGCTGAACGAGATCCAGAACGGGTTTGAAGTTTCCGTGCCGGCCTACAGGGCGGATGTTACCCGTGAAATCGATGTTATCGAAGAAATCCTGAGAATCTATGGATACAATAAAATTGACGCTCCACAGAAAATATCATTTACTCCGGTAAAGCTGAATGCTAAAGATCAGGATGAGCTGGAAAACAATTGGGCAAGGAGCCTTCAGGCATTAGGCTTCAATGAAGTAATGAATAATTCCCTTACTTCTGTAAAAGATGAGACCGATGCCGTGAAACTCTTGAATCCATTGAGCGGTGACCTGGCATTCATGCGCAAATCGCTGCTGGAAGGCCTTCTGCAAAATGCGGTGTACAACATCAACCGGAAAAATGCGGATATCAAATTCTTTGAATTCGGAAAGATCTACCATAAGAAAGAACAATATTTGGAGAGGAAGCAACTGGCTATGCTGGTAACCGGAAGGGAAGTGGCTGAAAACTGGCTGCAGCCTAAATCTGCAGTAAGCTTTTATAACCTGAAGGCTTATGTTAAAGTCCTGCTTGAAAAACTGGCTACAGATTATACGGAGACCGCATTGTCAGATGAAAGATTCTCAGATGCACTGACTTATGAGGTGAAGGGTAAGACACTGGTAAGGATCGGGAAAGTATCTCCTGAATTGCTCAAGGAATTTGACATCGATCAGGATTGCTTTTATGCTGAAGTGGAGCTGGAATTTGCACAGGAGCTGAGATCTGAAAATGAACTGAAGTTCAGGGATATTCCAAAATTCAATACCATAAGAAGAGACCTTGCTCTGCTGATCGATAAGAACATCCGTTATCAGGATATTTACCGTACGGCAAAAAACAATAAGTCCCGTTTTATTAAGAACATTAATCTATTTGACGTGTACGAAGGAAAGAACCTTCCTGAAGGCAAGAAATCCTATGCGATGAGTTTTGAACTTCTGAATGAAGAAAAAACTTTGGAGGAAAAGGAAATATCCGCTGTTATGGATAGCCTGATCAAATCATTCCAGAAGGAATTCAATGCAGAACTGAGATCGTAACAGATTGTTCAGCATTTATAAAACAGACGGGCTTTTGGCCCGTTTTTTTATGGATGCTTACAAGGAAAGCTTCGGACTATGCCCCAGCTTTTATAAGCCATTCCGGTGAATAAAATAAAATTTCCGTACATTTGATAAGATCAAAAAAGAAACCAATGAAAAACCTTTTTTTAAGTATATGTGCAGCTGCCGTTCTGGCATCCTGCGGAAGCATGACGAGTGCCTCTGCTTCTAAAGTAGGCAAATCCCAGCCTTCACTGGCCAATACGAAATGGACACTGGCAGACAATGTGAAAGGCAAAGTTCCTACCCTGAACATTGAGGGAGAAAGGGTAAACGGAAATGCCGGATGTAACAGTTACTTCGGAACCGCAAAACTGGATGCTTCTACCGGAAGTTTTTCTGCCTCCCAGATCGGGTCTACAAAAATGATGTGCGATAACATCAGCGTAGAGAAAAATTTCCTGGATATGATGGCAAAGGCGAATAAGTATGTTATTTCAGGCAATACGCTTGAATTGTACCAGGACAATCTTTTATTGCTTAAATTCAATAAGTCAGAATAAAAGCAAGGTATCAGAATAACAGGGCCCGGATGTTCATGCATCCGGGCCCTGGTCTTTTTAAGCTGCTCATGCAGCACTGACAAACAGGAAAAAAGAATTTATATCTGAATTCCAGGAATCAACAACAGGCACAAACAATAAAAGGAACTCATATGAGTTCCTTTTGTATGTTGAATAATGATAATTTCTTATTCCTCGTCTTCTTCATCATCATATTTAGCCAGCTCTTCATCGCACCATTTGAATGCAGCTTCTACCACTTTAGTCGCTTCATCTGCCATAGTTTCTTCATCATCTCCCTCAAGATCATCCAGCCATTCTACTTCTTCCTCTTCCACATTCAGGATAAACCTTGGATATTCCGTATGTACAACGAATAAATCTTCTGGAAATTCCGAATTATCTGCTAATAAAAACTTTGGTAATTTCATTTTTTTAATGTTTTAACGTTAAACCAAAGATAATAAAATTATTGATATTTGTTCTTGTGGATTTTAATTTTTTGAAAAACTTTATGATACGTTAATGTCGTTCTTTTAAGCGTGTCTTCCGGTGTTTTTACTACTGTAATTCTGGGGTTTACGGTGCTGATCAGTTCCGCCATCTGACCGCCTTCCATATCGTCCGGACCATTGACGTAAAATCTGAGGGTAGCTGTTTCCAGCTTTTCAGATTTTAGATAACGGCTGACCTCTTTTCTGTTTTCCAGGTAATCACCTCTGGAAAGCCAGGTAAATATCCCGCCGGTTATAAGGCTTAATGCTCCTACTGCATATAATTTCAGAGAAAAAATGCTGAACAGCTTCCGGAAATAGATGATCCATATGGGAAAGCTGAACGGGGCCAGCAGCCTGTAATCGAGCACATCCAGCGGGTAAAAGAACTGGATCAGAAAAGTGCATCCTATACCTGTAATGCCGATGAAAATGAAATATGACTCTGTCTGATTTAATTGATACTTAAAGAAAAGAAAAATCATACACATCAGGTTGATGCAGCCTACACCATAAATGCCGTAGTTGACGATGCCGCCTCCCGGGCTGGCTATATGGATAAATGGATTGAAAGTAGTGCATAACCCCTGGAATAATTCCGTCAGGAGCTGCGGGACATTGTGAGGGCCGTCCTCCAGTACGTTTTTAAGGTAATCCTGAGTAAAATAATCAATAAAAAGAAATTTATAAGCCAGGATATATACACAGGCTATCGCAGCCGACACGGTAAAAGCAGCCGAATATTTTTTACGCAGGTGAAGCAGGCCGAATAGCCCGCATGCCCCGATGATGAATAATGCATTGTACCGAATCGTATACATCAGGATCAGCAAAAATGAAAGGTAAAAGACCGCTTTCCTGAATTGCAGTTTTTCCCGTATCACCAGGTCCGAGACGTACAGCAATATGAAACCAAAAGGTAGGAGTAAGGCTTCGCTAAGCGTAAAAGAAAAAATCGATACAAAACTGAACAGGGAACACGTTAGCAGTGCTTCCCTGAAGTAAAATTTCTTTCTCCACGCAAAAAAAAGGATCCCCAAAAGCGACACGATCCCTATGATCTTACTGCTCCAGAACTCATCTGTACCTAAATACGTAACCAGCCTGATCGCTGCGGGATAGCCGGGCGGAGCAATGGTGTTATCGATCACCGGGAGGCGGCTGGCAAAGCGCATGAAACGGATGGAATCCGGGGTTATCCTGCCTTTTTCATTCAGCAGAAAACGCAAAATGGTCATCATTACCGTAATGATGACCAATGCTGACTGAATATACTTTTCTTTGAATTTAATCACAGTGTTCCGTTATCAGGTTAGAGGAAGCTTCATTGAGCGGCATGCCACTAAGGATGATAGCCATCCGTTATTTTGAAAACATTTTGGAGACTTTCTCTGCCTTCTTGCTTTCAGCATAATCATAGAATCCTTCCCCGGATTTTACGCCTAATTTTCCTGCCATTACCATGTTGACCAACAACGGATTTGGAGCATATTTAGGATTTTTGAAGCCGTCATACATTACATTTAAGATGGCCAGGCAAACATCCAGTCCGATAAAATCTGCCAGCTGAAGCGGTCCCATCGGATGGGCCATTCCCAGTTTCATTACGGTATCGATTTCTTCAACCCCTGCCACACCATTATACAATGTTTCAATAGATTCATTGATCATCGGCATCAAAATCCTGTTGGCAACAAATCCCGGATAGTCATTAACCTCTACAGGTACCTTTCCTAAGGTTTTGCTCATGTCATAGACTGCATCAAACGTTTTCTTTGACGTAGAATATCCTTTGATGATTTCCACCAGCTTCATAATAGGAACCGGGTTCATAAAATGCATCCCGATCACCTTATCCGCCCTCTTGGTAGCCGCCGCAATTTTGGTAATGGAAATGGAGGAAGTATTGGTCGCCAGGATACAGTTCTCAGGGGCAAATTCATCCATCTGCCTGAAGATTTTAAGTTTCAGTTCCTGGTTTTCCGTAGCTGCTTCCACGATCAGGTCAGCGTTGGCTACCGCATCCTGAAGTGCAGTAAAAGTGGTGATATTGCCTAATGTTGTAGCTTTTTGTTCTTCGGTAAGGTTGCCCTTTGCAATTATTCTGTCAAGATTAGTGGTGATGGTTTTAAGGCCTCTGTCCAAAGCTTCCTGGGAAACATCTACAAGGTTAACTTTAAACCCGCTTTGCGCAAAGGTGTGTGCAATACCGTTCCCCATGGTTCCTGCGCCGATAACTACAATGTTTTGAATCATTTTTCCTTATTTAATTAAAATTATTTTTTATAAACCGTTACATTTCTGCCCTTTGAAACATCAGCCTTCGATAAGGTTTCATTTTCATTAAAATTGACAAGCCCGTCACTGTCCTGTTTTCTTGAATTGTTCTGGGCGTCAACAACTGCTTTTAGTCCTTTTACGAGGCTGGTCCTTTGGGGTACTGAAAGTTTATCTGTCCCAATGTACAGGTTATATTCGCCTTCCCGCCCAAGTCCGCTATGCTTAAGGATTTCAAGTGAACTTACTTTGTTTTTCTTTTTAAAACTGTTCAGATAGTCCATAACAGGCTTTTCGGAAGGTGTTCCGCAGCATACGCTGGCATAGCCGACCTGCAGGTAATTTGCACTTTTCTGTCCGAAGAAGAAAACGAAACTGAATATACAGGATGTGATAAGAATTTTTTTCATGACCATATTGTTTTACGTGATTTGGTGTGCTTAAAATTAAGCTTTAAATTTTACTTATTCAAATCGTCCCAGACAGCTTTGGAAATATCCGAGATCATCCTGCAGTTAACGGCATCCGACTCCATTGAATTGCTTACCAGTACGTCAATTGCGTAATGGTTTCCATTCGGTAAAGTGACAATCCCTATATCATTTTCCGCAACAGTCAAATCGTTGTCATACTTTCCGGACGATCCCGTTTTATGGGCTATAGGAGTATTTTTTGGAAGCTGTTCAATTAATTTGTTGATGCCGGTTTTTGTTCCGAGCATAATTTGCATTAAGTAGTCAGTTGAATTTTTTGAAAGTATTTTTCCATCATAAAAATCCTTTAATAGACGGACCGCAGAAATCGTAGTACTGTAGTTCAAATATTGATTTTTCCAATTTTGATGCATTTCTGCTTCATTAACTTTAATCTGAATGCCTTTCACACCTTTAGAATTCATGAATTCCTGTACTTTTTGCGGACCTCCGATGAGCTTTAGCAAATAGTCACAACCATTATTATCACTTAAAGCGACAGTATAGTCAAGTATTTCATTCAGGCTGAGTGTGACATTTCCTTTGGGGTATTTCTTTTTAATGGGAGACCAGGTATCAGCCGATAAATCAGATTCCTTTAACAGAAATGCCTGATTCAATGAAAGTACACCTTGGTCCACAAGATCCAAAACTGCGCACGCAATATGAAATTTAAATACGCTGAGCATTGGAAGCTCTTTATCTGCGTTTTTATTATACGTAAACCCATTTTCAAAGCCCAGGACAGAAATGCCCACGGTGGCTTTTTTATTGCTGATGATGGATTGTATTTTCCGATTGAGAACGGTTTGCTGGCCGAATGTGCATATGGAGATAAGAAGAAGTAGGATGCTTAATTTTTTCATAAGGTAATATTAAAAAAAATCCTTCTTTTTAGAAGGATTTTGTATTATAATAAGTATTAAATATTAATTATCTTATCGCTCCAACAGGTAATATGATGGCGGCAATAATGATTAAAATATAGAGTCCGATCAGGATAATGGTGAGAATGCCTATAAACTTGTAATGCGATTTAAGGTATTCAAATGCTCTGGTAAGGCTCGCCTGATTATTGGAGCTTATCGCAGTTTTCATATTGGAACCGAACCTGTACAGGTAATTGATTGGTATAAAATATAAACCTGCCAATACGAGGTAAGTAGATCCTAATATCAGTCCACTTCCCATTGGAAAAAATTTGCCATACATACCAGCTGAATTCCCCAGCGAAATCATCATTATGCCTGCCAGGATCATAAACCCGATACCTATATACCCCAATATAGCCAAAAAGGTAGTCCATTTTCCTGCTTCAGCAAGGAAAAGTTTTGAGGAAGCATCAATTCTGAGCTCATCAAATTGTTCAAAAGGAGATTGATTGTCCATGTAAATTGTTTTAGATTATTATCTAACCAAAGTACATAATTGTCTGAATTCTGACAATAGGTAAAGCCATAATTTTCTGCAAGTTCTATTTTAACTCAATGTAATTCAGATTGATCCCGTTGTTCTCAAAAATAATTCTTATCCTGTTCTCTCCCTTATTCAGATGAACTCTTTTTATCGAAAAGGTGTTCCATTTTTCATTTCCTCCCGTTGACGGCAGCGATACAGAAGCCAGTTTCTTCCCGGTACTGTCTTCAATTCTAATTGTTCCACTGGTTGGCGCCGAATAACGGATGTCCACGGTGTAATTTTTATCGGATGCAGACTGTATGGTATACTGCATCCATTCACCGGTTTCCGTTTTTCCTACATAATATTTGTTGGTCACTTTATCGTTACAGAGATAAATGTCTACGCCGTCGTTCCTCATCTGGTTTCCTGAGTTCCATTCTGA
This genomic window contains:
- a CDS encoding ribonuclease inhibitor; this encodes MNKQKMTVIHGSHFSDLPGFYREASKVFMKDTGWEMGTLDGFDDILYGGFGVFENGEHVTVIWKDARKSQYDLGLEATKAFYEYKVRQGKPFNTQLIQQKLDDLMNGKGQTLFEILVEIIESHKNITLILD
- a CDS encoding SGNH/GDSL hydrolase family protein; the encoded protein is MKKMRYGLFFGDSITYGEYDGVFGGWVDIVKRYALQKYNEGSHELILFNLGIGGETTEGLLRRISPEMEARNAADGNIVFIGYGANDLVIKDGIQLVDAELFEQNVVSAVQHARRYTEDIYLISILPISKFVDGVVVASGKQRTNGDVIRYNSILKNIACELNLSYLDFHSAFEQDRELLLSADGVHPNEKGYGMMAEIAIPVIEQYL
- a CDS encoding diacylglycerol kinase family protein yields the protein MRKPPVHKSFLNAFRGIFLMVKSERNFKIELFAFVLNIVLIFYFHLSYFDTALILLVSFAVLAAEMFNTSIEKICDVVHPEFDKRIGFIKDVSAGAVLLMAIASVLVGIMVYGKYILPI
- the dnaN gene encoding DNA polymerase III subunit beta, with protein sequence MKFIISSGELQKALQTVSGVISSSQSRPILENYLFELDGNNVTITASDGETTLVTSLEVRSDDSGKFAVPAKIFQDFIKTYGEQPLTLSVKDNAEGTGSQLEILDEKDNFAVALDNADDYPELPEFDASQSVTMSAGVLSEALTNTLFATSNDSLRPVMTGVLFQFGENETNFVSTDSHRLVVYKRIDLMNAEPMEFIMPKKPLNIFKNILASSNDDVTIDFNENMARFTFGKHTWICRLIDGKYPNYTAVIPKENPNVLTINRNLLLGAIKRASIMSNKSTNQVRFKLSGNILHLHAEDTEYANKADMQIPCDYNGEDINIGFSSKFLTEMLTILGSDDITMKMSQPNRPGIIEPLDGLEENENILMLSMPVIGL
- the pheT gene encoding phenylalanine--tRNA ligase subunit beta; this encodes MKISNNWLKDFIKTELKTERIGEFLTDIGLEVEGIDQFESVKGSLEGIVVGKVLTCEKHPNADKLKKTTVDVGNGKVLNIVCGAPNVEAGQTVPVAVVGTKIYDKSGSFFEIKEAKIRGEVSQGMICAEDELGLSDDHGGIMVLDEEKYEVGKDFADYFELSNDEVFEIGLTPNRTDAMSHYGVARDLHAYLSTNQQKSKFEKLSSESLQSEDSHDFTLEVEDSELCPRYIGAVIRDVKVAESPDWLKNRLKAIGLNPINNIVDITNYILHGYGQPLHAFDADKIADKKVKVGLVKEGTKFTTLDGVERTLNGSEIIIKDGKDQPMCIAGVFGGAHSGVSSETSTIFLESAYFNPVAVRKAAKSHGLNTDASFRFERGVDPNITRTAITHAIKLIQELAEGKLTGELLEQYPKKIEDSYVILRFSKIEQILGTKIHREKVKEILKALDIQVLNEIQNGFEVSVPAYRADVTREIDVIEEILRIYGYNKIDAPQKISFTPVKLNAKDQDELENNWARSLQALGFNEVMNNSLTSVKDETDAVKLLNPLSGDLAFMRKSLLEGLLQNAVYNINRKNADIKFFEFGKIYHKKEQYLERKQLAMLVTGREVAENWLQPKSAVSFYNLKAYVKVLLEKLATDYTETALSDERFSDALTYEVKGKTLVRIGKVSPELLKEFDIDQDCFYAEVELEFAQELRSENELKFRDIPKFNTIRRDLALLIDKNIRYQDIYRTAKNNKSRFIKNINLFDVYEGKNLPEGKKSYAMSFELLNEEKTLEEKEISAVMDSLIKSFQKEFNAELRS
- a CDS encoding META domain-containing protein, which encodes MKNLFLSICAAAVLASCGSMTSASASKVGKSQPSLANTKWTLADNVKGKVPTLNIEGERVNGNAGCNSYFGTAKLDASTGSFSASQIGSTKMMCDNISVEKNFLDMMAKANKYVISGNTLELYQDNLLLLKFNKSE
- a CDS encoding 3-hydroxybutyryl-CoA dehydrogenase — protein: MQNIVVIGAGTMGNGIAHTFAQSGFKVNLVDVSQEALDRGLKTITTNLDRIIAKGNLTEEQKATTLGNITTFTALQDAVANADLIVEAATENQELKLKIFRQMDEFAPENCILATNTSSISITKIAAATKRADKVIGMHFMNPVPIMKLVEIIKGYSTSKKTFDAVYDMSKTLGKVPVEVNDYPGFVANRILMPMINESIETLYNGVAGVEEIDTVMKLGMAHPMGPLQLADFIGLDVCLAILNVMYDGFKNPKYAPNPLLVNMVMAGKLGVKSGEGFYDYAESKKAEKVSKMFSK
- the bla-A gene encoding CGA/CIA family class A beta-lactamase — its product is MKKLSILLLLISICTFGQQTVLNRKIQSIISNKKATVGISVLGFENGFTYNKNADKELPMLSVFKFHIACAVLDLVDQGVLSLNQAFLLKESDLSADTWSPIKKKYPKGNVTLSLNEILDYTVALSDNNGCDYLLKLIGGPQKVQEFMNSKGVKGIQIKVNEAEMHQNWKNQYLNYSTTISAVRLLKDFYDGKILSKNSTDYLMQIMLGTKTGINKLIEQLPKNTPIAHKTGSSGKYDNDLTVAENDIGIVTLPNGNHYAIDVLVSNSMESDAVNCRMISDISKAVWDDLNK
- a CDS encoding DUF5362 family protein, encoding MDNQSPFEQFDELRIDASSKLFLAEAGKWTTFLAILGYIGIGFMILAGIMMISLGNSAGMYGKFFPMGSGLILGSTYLVLAGLYFIPINYLYRFGSNMKTAISSNNQASLTRAFEYLKSHYKFIGILTIILIGLYILIIIAAIILPVGAIR